The Hydractinia symbiolongicarpus strain clone_291-10 chromosome 2, HSymV2.1, whole genome shotgun sequence genomic sequence TTGAACTTCCACAGGAAATTATTCCGCAAAACAACAATTGCGTGGTGACTGTCTTTTCTAATACGGGGGTAACGACTAGTTGTAGTCTGTGTTTttacatcaaaaattaaaatgaaacaaaaaattaaaaaggaaacGGTAAGTAATTTCTAAAGATAacatttattattataaacatcttttataacattttataaaaacatttcataAGAACATTGTTAGGCTAAGGGCTCAAAGATTCAAAAtttaatgttcttataaaaaaatccatacGACAATTTGAAAAAGAATAAAGAGTATTTGCATTGTGACGAAAAATCTTGTATTAGATTTATACGATcgtaaaaattatttgtaaaacATACGTATATTTTGATTTACAATGAAATCATGATTTGAGTGAAGTACAAAAAAACAGCTCAAGCTATTTAAAAGAGATATAATTCCTTAGAGTCCAGAGTTCAAGTTAGGGCGCGATTGTTTGTTGTTTAAAGTTTCTTGTCGAATATCAATTACTGTGTGAAGATCACAAAATATGTGCGACATTTCAGCCTTCACGTCATTAAATAGATCTTCATCGAAATTACGAATGCCGATAATGTGATCAACGTTCTAGTTGTCAAAATGCTTCCgtacaaaatttacaaaattgcttatcaaaaaaacaaaccGTGTAACTTGGCCAAAATTTATAAAACTTATACCTGGGAGgatgcaaaaataaaatcagaaacAAGGCAGGAATCCTTGCGTGCAAGTTTGTCAAAAATTTCTCCAtgctttaaaatttcatttcttaAACACTTTAAAATTCAATGCAATCGAAAGCGATGAGAGATCATCACCCCAGTGGGGACTAAGCTTAGTTGAGAAAAAGAATACATAAAATATTGCGACTAGCTATATAAGGAACTTTGCTAACATAAACAAAACTAGTAGTAACGTAACTAGTAGTAACGTAAGTTCAGCTAAAAGATATCGAAAGTCTTCTCTGTCGCACTCTCCTGTCTGCACGGATTAGCTAGTGTATATTTCCACAAATAAGCAACACTTTACGAATCAAAGTATATCTTAGGTAActctaaaataatttttgcagtTTAAAGAGACATCAGCTTTCTGTTTTAGCTCGTTGAGCCAGCACCAAGAAATGTCTATTAAAGAAGTTTTAAATCCAGTAAAATACGCAATTTGAACGAACTCGAATTCAGTGTGATAAAAATGAATTGCTAAATCTcctattaaacattttttgtgtctAACGGACACCTTTTCTAACATTCCTTACAGTTAAATACCTTATAGGAGAACTAAATATCCCAAAAAGACGAGAGTTTTGGTGGCCAACAACCTCCACtctgtttttgtttgttgaatTCTCAAGATAGATATACGTCTGTCGCGGAAAAAGGGAAATGTAGTGCAGGGACATCTTACGTCAATCAATACAGTAGTACCTCTGATCTATTACAACTTTGATCAAATATCAACACAAATTACTGTCATCAACTCTATTTTATACTATAATTCACAGATGAAATAGTTTAGGCATAGTAGATTCTTGTTCAATTTCGTATGAATATACTACATAGCTTTTTTTAAAgacattatttattaaaaaagaactaTTTTTAAACACAATGTTGTATCTGTCTTAAAAACGCATAGTACTTGTCATGCTTGTGAATGTGGTAGTTGTTCATTGAGCGAATGCGAAACAAGTGATACAGAGTCGAAAATACATATGTAAGTATACTTGATCTTTGTCATGTGTTTTGCAACAGATATACAGATTATATTGAAATGATTATTAAAGATTAGCTCATTCCATATTACCTTTGATACAACCTTCATTTTTTCCATACAATCTTCAAtgaaagctttattttatttaatatgacGTCTCTGACTGATCAAGTCGAATGTGAAACAAAGTAAATTCttgagtaaaaaatatttttaaaaaagcaattcGTATCAAAATCATGTGTTATATTTTAGCTGTTTATTTCGCAAGAACAATAACAAGATATTTAATTTGTCTTCATAACGTTTTTTTCCTAATTGTTTGTTTTCAGGTGTTAGaagttacaaaattaattgctATTAAGCCTGTAGGcaagaattttattttcagcCTTCTCCGTAACGAGATGTTTTATTACGCGAACACGAATTAATTATAGTTTAAACttcattataattttttttgcctaaagaaattgttttgtttggtattttaaattttctttatttagcTAATTACGTTGTTAAATCTCATCATGATGTTGAGAGTATTGTTGCATCTTGTCATTATACAGCTCGTGGGTGGGCAGTTTAATCCCGCATGCTTTTACGTGTATCCTGTGATGACGTCAGGCCAAGCATTTTGCAACGACGCTGATCAAAAGTAAATAAGGTTTATATTACCATAACTGTGTCATCCTTGGAAAGTTTGAAACTCGCCTCTTTGTCTCAACCTGAATATTGATCGCTTTaggttcttttaatttttgctcAATGTTGAACTTCacggattttttttttcgtgatcTACGGCTTCCCTCAATCATTCTCTTAGATAGATTTTTGacatatttctttttaataatttaatgtATCTTACAAGATAAAACTTGAAATTTTCTTATTACAATGgccgaaaaataataaaaacttaaaataaaatatcaaatGATGCAACATTATTCGAGTCTGTAGAAATCGTAAAATTCtagttttgtttttgtctttaaTTTTCATGTAGGTTGCTGGTGGGTGATTTTGATGGATCTGGTCGAAGTGATTTGCTTTGTCGTCAAAATGGCAGCATCGAAATCTTTTACAACTTGTTAAAACGACAAAAACAAACGTTAGATTTCTGTCAGATTAAAAACTCGCAGTTAACCGCAGCGGATTTTAATGGTGATAAAAAACAAGACTTATTATGTCGGGCTAATGATGGCAAAATGAAGGTTTTGTTGGCTGATGAAACTGGAAAGTTCAAAGgtgtaaaaatttatttgtttatatatatttatgtactCAAGAAATATGTATGCActagaaaaatccacggttcgCCCATTTTAATTATTGGGGTCCTCAGATTTTCGCCTATCGTAATGTCGCATTATTTCGTGAAATCATGTTCGCCTTTTAGCATGAAGGTATAGAATACTTTGCAAGCTGccgcgcaaccattttgaacagataGGCGACGGGTATTATTAACTAGTCGTTGGCCCGTGAAAATTACGCGGGTTTGTTTGTCGTACTTATTCTGGTCATTAAAATTTCGTCTGCTGTGTACATATTCCGAGGATCGCTATTTCGTGCATTCTTAACATAAAGTAGCGATTTGTCTACTGGGTCTTAGGATCATTTTTTCCTTGCTACTTTAATAACTACTGAGAAACATATGTAAAAATGCTTTTGGTAAAATTGttataaaaacctttttcgGCGAATATATTCTTTCAAGGGTCTAGGAAAGTACGTTACTTTAAAAATATCATTCGCAgtttttgacatatttttttaatgaaaatatttggaaggAGAGGGGGTTATAAGATTTACAGCCACATGGAACCTTGACAGCTATAAAATAAGAAGTCCTTTAGCGATTTATTTTTAAAGCGAAGAAATCGTGGAAGTATTATGTTTATATTTCATAACACAGGTCCAACCTTAGAAAGTAACATAAACGAAACAAATATTTTAGTTCTGTTCATTCACATTTTTGTGTTGACGTGTCTTCAGAGGTATACACTGTCGATACACACAGTGAAGTTTTACTCAAAGAAATGCTTTGAATTCTTTACAATAAAATTCTATAATTCAAATGCTCGTGAAATTCGATAATGCTTAACTGAATATAcagtatatattttataaagcTATAAAACTTAACACCATATCTGTCACTAGACAGTGCGGAGAATGTAAAAGCAATCGACACATGCGATTCAAAATCTTATGTCGGTGATTTCAACGGTGACGGACGTGCAGAAATATTCTGTCGGCATTCCGACGGAAAAGTCTCACTATCTCGCATGAATACAAAAGGAACATTTGATGGAACAGAACCGATGAAATGGGACTGGTGTGACAAGGAGGATGAATTACATGCAGGTAGGATTAATGCTACTTATACTCCGCACCATTTTATTGTATTGTTTTTCTTCGACATTCTTTCGTCTTTGAACCCGATTTCTGGCCACCGTTATCTCGAAGTTGAATGAAAACTAGATAGGGCTAATAGATGTCATGTCGGTACGCCGTTGCTACCTCGCCACGCAACTCCTTTGAAGGTTAGAGGTTAAACAGATTGTTACCAGTTAAAAAGCGTGCATCGAGTTCAGAAAACCAAGGAgatgtatatataatatttacttTATTTCCTAATAATTATCAAATGTTGACAAAATAAATAGTTGATTTTTTTCATCGTCAgttatttaaagaatttttcatCCTAATTTTTCATAGGTGACTTCAATGGCGATGGACGCACGGATTTGTTATGTCGATCGTCAAATAACAAAGTTTCAATCGCTCTGGCGAACTCTATGGGAAAATTTAATCGTACTTGGAGCCGAGAATGGGACTGGTGCAATCAAGATGGCGTTTATTTGATGTAAGCGATATATTtataagaaaagtttttttaagagaCACGGTGCCTCATAAAATCGTCacgaaatgttttattttttaccactttcAAATACAAAATTTTCTGACTACGTTTTAAAACTATTAAAAAGAGTGGCCAATTTAACGTGAAAAGCTGTCAGGATTTTACGATTTTACCAAGTGTGTCaatcaaacttaaaaaaaagctGTCAACGATTCCTTTATTAATTTCTTTCCAGTGTGACAGATTTCAATGGCGATGGATACGACGACTTGTTTTGCTACAATTCCAATCTGCACGAGAAATCGTCGGTGGCTTTCAACACCCCATACTTATATTTCAAGAACGGCATGAAGTATCAGTTTCATTTTTGCACTCGAGGTGGTATCGATCGTTTCTTTGTCGGATTTTTTAATGACGACAAAAGAGCCGACATCGTATGCCAAACGGCAATCGGTAAACCGCATATCGGTTTTAGCCACTGCGCCTAAATATGCACAATTACGCCCATGGTGTTTGCACCTGAACACAAGTGGTAAATTATACTGTGATACAAAGTtgtgatttgatttgatttttttacattatgACTTCACATTGTAACCATATTCATTAacacaaatttttatttgatatagCTGATATGATATATCATACAACAGTTTCTTGATTAATATCAAAACACTTCATACACAACTCGGTGTAGCTTGTTCTTTGATGCTTTGTTGTTCGcacctaaaacaattttttagcaacaagaaaaatgtgaaattgtAACATTTCGTTGCTTGAATAAACTTCCGCTAtgaaattaatgaaaaaaaaactgtcaaCAAGCCATTAAACACAtaaaatttagagaaaaaacTCTGCGAGCTACTAATATTTCCATATCACATTTCTTTTCATTAAACATTCTACCCTTAAAATGGTTCTTTTCGTATAAAAGGGAGAACGACAACTTAGTTTAACAGAGTTGCCCTGATCTGCGCATGCGTATTGAAAAACCTATAACTTTTTTCTTCGTTCTTGATGACCAGTCTTTTTTTCGTAACATAACTATTTTCATTATGTAAACACtttttgaagaatttttttatccatATATGGCCAAGAATAACTATATATTTTCAAGAATATATGAACTATAATCATGCTAGTCTGTTTCATCTTTTACATTACCTTAGTGCGTTCCTGCAATATAGACATTATTCTCACCTTTTAAGAAGCAGATAATATTTGTGTTTCCATAGACTAATATCGATATTTTTAGGATTAACTCAAATAATTACATTCCACCGTTCAAAGGCAGATTAAACGGTGAATTTGCTGCGAAATGTCTTTTGGATTTCCACGGAAGCCAAAAAACATGTGGCgaatttaaaatactgaatgTAAATTTTCTCCAaaataaaacactgtttttattGCGTTCTGATTGGCTAAAATTTTGCAGCGAAATATTTCGGCACAATTCTATAATTCCGTCTATAGGACGTTTACATTAAGTTTATTTTGCGTCTTTGAAAGACGCGTTGCTGTTAAACCGGGtataaactttatttattttagtatgattttttttttgaaaataaagttcaaacATTGTCTAATAATTCTCtattagttttatttaataACCCCCTAAAACCCATCTTTAATGTTTTAGTGAATCAAGCTATGACTTTAGTAACAACAAAGACTTTAAACGAAGAAACTGTATATGTTTAGTAGGTTTgcacactttttttaattttcgtgcattttgttttttggatttttttatttttttacagataCAGGAAAGAAAGGCAGGAAGAATCGAGAAAAAAGCAAACTAAATGAAGTTTAAATGATGTTTATAACTTGGGTTATTTATTGCGATCATTCTTTGTCTTTTGACTAGGCTATTTTTTTCTTGCACAATTTATGTTTCTTACGACATAGTGACACTTTCTTATAGAAACGTTCTTTGTGTGGATGGATATAAAGTATGAAATATTTCAACTTGTCAGCGAAGCAAAGTTTCTCTAGTCAAAACCACAGCAAACGAAACTGTTGttatgccccactttgtaataattgCCCCACTTTATAATatttgccccactttgtaattatcttgccccactttgtaatacatgccccactttgtaataactttTGCCCCACTTTGTGATTTCGgagctgccccactttgtaataatgtcttgccccactttgtaatttttggtTATTCGCATGCTGACCAATATGCAATTTTTATGACGttatcttttgttatgttatcgGTGTTCTGGATGCTCTGTCTTGTTATTTGCAATGAAACGCGTGTCACACGTTAGTAGAatgattacttttaatttttttataagcaagcgTTGTAACATCACATGCACTGGCtttctttttgtgaaaaaatgtacTAGCTGAAGTGTTTTTATATCATAACATAACATTAAAATAATACAACCACGTTTCAATAAGATACAATATATACAGTAGGTTATGTGTTTTTCGTACTATAACATAACATAAGAAATATAACATGTAGCAATCTTAACATAACATGCAGACTAATCAGTTCGAGGATTTCGACGTGCTCTTTTATAGCAAGCAACGTGGCAAAAAGGCTTAGTGATAGTCACCTCGGGTATATCTACAAATCAAACCCAAATAAAGAGAGCACTACTTCTAAATAGAAtgaaagaaagataaaaaattgtgAACAAAGATACGACAATTTCTACCTGTGTGATTTATTGGAAACAATTCACTTGTCAAAAAACATAAATGAAAactatcaaaaataaaagctaaaataaataaaagactaAAAATCACTTCTTTAATTTTCTATTATAGAAACCATTGTGTTGAAACCATAGACCAGCAGTTGTAAATTTAGCCATGCTGTGTTCCATTTCGGATGGTTCAGGATGGTCTTAATCATGGCGAGAAATAACATCGAGTAAGGACAGTACATAACGATACGTTTTTCTTTGATATTCAACTTGCATATTTTTCATGTCGACCAGATTGACTTGATGGATATGATGAACCTGGAAAGCAAACAATACTTTCTTTAAATTGTCTCATTATTTAGCGTAATTAACACAAGTCAACTGTCGATAACAAGAAAGGTAATACAGAAATAAACTCGAGGGCGAGGTTTTCTTCCCCATGCTTTTACATttaatttatatgatcacagtatGAATAGAACCTACCTCATTCGCAGTGACTGTTTTAGGAACTGCTTTATTATTGAATTTAACAGTGAACTTTTTAAACCTAGCACCTTTTGATGTTATATTGAGAATTTTTCTGCCACTGATTCCGGCATATTCGTCCGCAGCTCTGTGTCTTAGTTTTTTATATCCAGCGgattttttttgaatgtttttgctATCTCTTTATTCAGTTAACTTTTTTCAAAActcgtttactttgaaaaataattaatccCTTCGAACCTAATGTCAAATCATTTTTAATTTCCAGAATTTGATGTACGCGCATCTGTGAGTGGCAGTTCTGTCTTTCACTGGGATTTTGGATTGTCCATCGTTCATTATCAACTCCGCTATTATCTCATACTAATCTTCTCGCATGGGATGAATATAACTTAAACATACGAGCCTTAAAATTCCATAACAAAATCAGAATAAGAAATTTGCGAAACAAGTCCGGTCCAAAAACTATTCCCAAAATCAAAATCCGTTAAAGTGAGTATATGTCGATGTCCAAAAGCTTATCCTATCCAGTCTAGTCCAAAACCCAAGTGTATTTGTGtaagtaataaattattttcggCTAGCGGTAAAATGACGGAACGTTTTGCAACTAAAGCTATTCTGTAATTCCTTATACTCAAATTATTCAttcctctttttcttttttttctacaCAGTCACACACACGATAGTACTTTAAATTATTTCCTGTCAAAAGAACCCCCAAAGCGTTAGTTATTCAAACAATGCACGgaaagtttttataaataagCCACAAAAACGTTTATTACTGGAAAAACAACATGGAATATTAACTACTGCTTTAGATAAACCTTTTTTAATGTCGTTATGACAACGTTGTGCCCAACCGTAAAATCAACGTTAAGTTGACGTGGAATTGACGTTAAATTGACGTTGAATTGACGTTAAATTGACGTTGATTTGACTATCTTGGAATGTTCAATGTGAACTTTCTATTGCAAATTGTAAGAAAAATGCGAAACAAAAATTGTGAGGAAAATTCTGTGGTTCCCAAATTATGGGGACCACAGAAGAAATCCTTTCGCTGGCACTATGTTAGCTCACCAGCAACCATTCCCAGTAGAAAAGGACACACCGGGTGACTTGTTAAACCTTCAACAtagacattttttaatatttaatgttaaaatgaataaaaacgaTTATTTCACACGTAATTTAGCATTAACctgtttattgtgtttttacaCGACTAAGTTTGAAAATTGAAACCTGCCACAAAAGTAATGAATAACGTTGGCTTTGAGGCTCCCATTAACATAAACCCGGTCACGGTAATTTTACACACAATACATTATATCCaatgtttcaaaaactttgAAATATCAAACCCATGAGAAAATGTtgccaaatattttttagctgTTTCTGGATTTTTTTACATGATAGAGCACTTCAAGCTGATTTTGAAACGTCCATAGCATTTAACAGTAGCTCAAACTCCGACGGTTCATCACAATGACGCCATTATTGTCAAAAAGGAACATATGTATCTTAGCAACCAGAAAATAAATAACATAACACGCGAATGCATTTGAGAATTTAGCAATTACAAGTTTCTACAAGGTAGAATCATTTTTAATTGGAttcactttaaataaaaaatattaaaatcaaaGTAGCAAATATTATACGGCCATGTTGATGAAACGTGTaaaagcaaaaatgaaaacgacaACAAACCATATTCATTAACGCGAATAAAATCACCATAAACGATGGGTGTATTTCTACGATCTTCTTCCGCGATTGCTAGTCGATTGGTGTTCGTGAGTCACGCAGTGTGGAGTTTGAGAGAAACGATTTATCGTGTGTACCATGCAAACAAGACGGAAGCAGAAAACAGCGTGTATTGGACACTTACTATTATTATTGGTTTCATGGCGTTGGAAGGAATCTATACTCTGGTTATTAGAAAGGGGCAGGAGTATAAGTTGTAAGATgttgtgtttatttatttgttgtttttcttacccaaagaaaaaattgatgttttaaaatatatattataaagaacatttttttccCTAAAAAAGTGTTCATGGTCGCAGCTTCCAGGGTAGCAGCATTTTAGGTGCTTTTAATAGttgtaataaataaatagaataaaaatacGTTGCGGGCAAAGGAGAACTCTAATGCACGCCTAGATACCACTGGAAGCTGCAGCAAAGAACACCATATAAAAAGCAGCCTTAATCAATGTcaaaattgtcgctattttttttaaaaaaaaaatcaggaagtTTATCTTTTGAAAGTTTTAGTTGATTTCCCGCGACATAAAGCTGGAGATATAtgcaattaaaaacaataaatcttaaaaaaatattcccaCAAAGATAAAAATGACGGCTAGTTTATTAGctataagaaaattatttttagtttctGGCCAACTGGATTCTTCTACTTGACCATAATGATTCCTATCACGTGCATACTTGAGATATTCTTACTGGACGAGGAACTGAAATGCGTAAATGTACAAGAAACAAACGCAAAGTACAACAACACTCAAACACAAGTAAGGAACGTAATAATTCATCTTGTATTCTGTCTACTATACTTTACTCTTCTTGTACACAAGTACAAGCGCACAGCGCTTTGAATGAAAATGTTTTAGATTTTAACAAGGACGTACTTTAAATACAGTGTTTTCGGTTCATTAGAACTCATCAAAGATAGGGATGAAACGTGTTACTAAAAGCATATTTGGTGGCTGAGTTAACTTAGTGTCCAAGgaaacttttaaatttcttgCCTACCCAAACTTTTAAATGCACAATTTCATTGCAATCTGACTTTTGTCTATTCAGGTCTTTGTTTGTAGGACCAACGAAATGAGATTAACGTAGGGTGACACACAATTGTGGCAAAAGTTTTTTAGACAGCAAAGAATGCTGATTAGCTatgtcattaatttttttctatccTAATTGCAattagaaaatgtttgtttatttgttcacATTTTTTGGCGTG encodes the following:
- the LOC130627013 gene encoding uncharacterized protein LOC130627013, producing MMLRVLLHLVIIQLVGGQFNPACFYVYPVMTSGQAFCNDADQKLLVGDFDGSGRSDLLCRQNGSIEIFYNLLKRQKQTLDFCQIKNSQLTAADFNGDKKQDLLCRANDGKMKVLLADETGKFKDSAENVKAIDTCDSKSYVGDFNGDGRAEIFCRHSDGKVSLSRMNTKGTFDGTEPMKWDWCDKEDELHAGDFNGDGRTDLLCRSSNNKVSIALANSMGKFNRTWSREWDWCNQDGVYLIVTDFNGDGYDDLFCYNSNLHEKSSVAFNTPYLYFKNGMKYQFHFCTRGGIDRFFVGFFNDDKRADIVCQTAIGKPHIGFSHCA